Below is a window of Mycobacterium dioxanotrophicus DNA.
CAATCTCGCGAGCCCGGGCGATCGCGGCCGCGGCGTCCTCGCCGACCTCCTGGACCAGGCCGATCCGATAGGCCTCGGCAGCGTCGAACTCGTCACCCGTCAGCAACCAGCGCATGGCGTTGCCCCAGCCGGTCTGACGGGGCAGCCGCAGTGTGGCTCCGCCGAACGGGTAGATGCCGCGCAGCACCTCGATCTGGGCGAAGCGGGTGTCCGCAGCGGCGACCCGGATGTCGGCCGCCAGCAGCAGTTCGATGCCCAGCGTCAGACACCGCCCCTGGACCGCGGCCACGATCGGTTTGGTCCAGTCGCCGTCGAGTCGCCACGGATCACGCCCGTCCTGCGGCGCAGGCAGACTGCCGCCCGCGATGTGCGGCGCGACGTCGACGAGGTCGAGACCGGCCGTGAAGTGCTCGCCATGGGCAAACAACACCGCGGCCCGCAGATCGTCGTCGGCCTCAAGCAGTCCGTAGGCCCGGGATAAATCCGTGAGCATCGTGACGTTGAAGGCATTGCGCTTCTCCGGTCGGTTCAGCCCGATCAGCAGGACATGCCCGTCCCGCTCCAAGGTCACCGTCTCGAGGGTCAGCGCAGGGTTACCGGCCATGAACGGAGTCAACTGCACAACGCCAAATTATGCAAGTCATCATAGTTTCAATATCATCACAATCTTGCCAGCAAAGACCTTTTCCGGCTGTTAACCTGCTAGTCTGCTCGCTGTCAGCACACTGGTTAGCTGGTCGTCACTCGCTGGCGGTTATCTCTTAATATGAGCATCGACATAGAAGGGTGGTGCACGATGTGGGTCATAGAAGTCAATATCGCCGGCCACCGGTTCACCCACCAGGTCCGCACACCGCACGCCCCGACGCTGCACGTCAGCCCACGCGGCCTGCTGCGGCGACCGACACAGCTTTTCCAGGAACGAGTTGCCTGAGCCCGTCCCTCCGCTCGCCAACATGCCCGATCCCGTCGCTCCGCTCGCCCAGGTGCCCCGCAACAGGCGCGGCTCCACCCGCACCCGAATGCTCATCAGCGCGGTCGAGGTGCTGCGGGAACGCGGCGCAGCGGGCGTCACGATCGACGAGGTGCTGACCCGCAGCGGCGCCCCACGCGGCTCGGTCTACCACCATTTCCCCGACGGCCGGAACCAGATCCTCGCCGAAGCGCTGCAGATGGCGGGCAACACCATCGGAACCGTCATCGACCGGGACTCCGACGGCGGAGGTCTGCCGCTGGTCCGCACCTTCGTCGAGTTCTGGGAACGGCTGCTCGCCGAGAGTGACTTCACCGCAGGTTGTCCCGTGGTCGCCGCAGCGATCGGCCCGATCGACGACGAACCGCAACTGACCGAAGCAGCAGGCGAGATCTTCGACCGCTGGCGCGCCGCGCTGGCCCGAGCGTTCACCGCCGACGGATTCGACCGAGCCGACGCCGCGTCGCTGGCTGTCATGTGTATCGCGGCACTCGAAGGCGCCGTGGTGCTGTGCCGATCCTCGCGCACTGTCGAGCCGCTGCGGGAAGTCGCTCAGCAACTCGAATTCCTCATCAAGTCACGCGAATTCGTCCGACGCAACGGCCTGCCGACAGCGAGAGCTTCGACCGAGGCCCCCTCCATCTGAGGTCCGCGAAAAGGTTTGGGCTGCAACAGATCCAAATCAAAGGCCCTGCAGTTGGTCAACTGCAGGGCCTTTGATTATCCGGTTACGACACCAGTCAGATCGTGCTCCGGTCCACCTGCTGGGTGGCGACGACATCGTCTGAGCCGGCTGCGCCGGACCTCAGCTCTTTCTCGGCGTCCGACCGCACCTCACGCTGCGTGTACAGCCAGATCGGGATGAATATCGCCAGCACGACGAAGCCGAGCCACGTTGAGGTCCAACCGATTTCGAGGCTGTTCAGGTAGACCACACCAACCAGGCAGAGCGGCACATTGAACAGACCGAAGGCCAGCGCGACCCACTTCCAGCCATTGGGTGCCTTGAAAGGCCGTTCCAGTTTGGCGAAAGCCGGATTCGTCTTTGCCTTGACGTAGGCGAACAGGCTGATGCCGTTGGCGCAGGTGTAGCCGATGGCTGCGGCTGCCAGGATCGCCGGGATGGATCCGGTGAAGATCAGCGCCATGTTGAATGCCGCGGTGACGAACATGGCAACGAAGGGGGTTCCCTGCCGATTCGTCTTGCCGAACACCTTGGGGAAGTTGCCTTCCTCCGCCATGGAGTGCAGGGCGCGGGCGGAACCCAGGTAAGCGGTTTGGATGATCAGGATCATCGCCGCGATCAGCATGACGATGGTGACGGTGGTGCCGGCTTGGCCGAAAACGGCATGGGCGACCGGGATGAGAGGCGAGATCGGTTCGGCCAGTACCCCGTCGACGCCGAGGACGCCGATGACTGCCGCTTCCACCAGCACGAACGAGAAGAAGCAGATGACGCCACAGGTGTACAGCGCTTTGGGGACGTCCCTGCCGGGCTTCTTGTATTCGGGGGCGTAGATGGCGGCAGTTTCCCAGCCGCCGGTGCTCCACAGGGCGATGGAGAAGATGCCGAAGATGATCAGGATGTGGTGCGCGTCCCAGGCCCAGTCAGCCGGTACCCAGTTGCCGGTGATGTTGGCCATGTCAACGTGTCCGGTGGCGAACGGGGCGATGGTCAGGACGGCCAGGGGGATCAGGGAAACTGCGGCGAGGATGTAGCCGAGGATGGCGCCGTCCCTGAGGCCGAACCAGTTCACCACCGACAAGCCGGTGAAGATCACCAGGCCCGAGAGCAGGCCGAGCTGGTATTCGGTGAAGTGTGCGGCCAGCGCGGGAAACAGCCCGTGCAGGTAGTTGCCGACCAGGATGGCGAAGATCGACAGCACGGGGTTCCAGGCGAACCAGTAGCTCCAGGCACTGAAGCCGCCGAGCAGTTTGCCCTTGTCGTACTTGCCCTTGTAGTTCTTGGTGCGGAACACGTGCTGCACGAAACCGGGCAGGCCAGAGGCTTCGGGGAAGGTGGTGGCCAATTCGGCGTAGGCGGTGTTCTGGAAGAAGGTCTGAAGGATCGACAGTCCCCAGACCATGATCGCGGCGGCAGCCACGTAGCTCGGCAGGTAGCCCAAGGACGGCAGGATCAGCAAGGGCACACCCAGCGCGATGGCCAGGCCCTGCTTCCAGTCGATCGACCTTTTCAGGTGATCAACTCCATCCAAAGTATCTTGACTCATGAGATTTTCCTTTGGTAGCGGTGAAACTTTAATCAGTCCTGCTGGCTAGCGGGAGGGGCTGATCTGCGAGCGCCCGGCAGGATGAATCGGGCCGGCAGCTCTTGAGATGCACGCTTCTCGCGGCATCCTTGACCGCCGTAGAGAGGTACGACACGGGGTTGTGCGCGGATATCGGTCGGCCATATTCAGTTGGAGTCGGGAACACGTCCCTGGCTTCTCTCCCACGGCCGGCTCACGTCGGCGCCTGGTGAGGAGAGATCGTCAGGATCCTGGGCTTGCGCGGCTGTGCGGGGACACCGAACTCAGATTTCGAAGTATCGGAAGGAGTGGGATTCCATGCCATCGGGATTGGGTCCGTAGGTGGCGAGCATCCGGGCGTATACAGGTGCCGAGTACCGGCCGGTGCGTCCGGCGTTCACGCGAGCCGAGTCGCCGGGTCCCAGGATGACGGACTCGCCATCGCACTCGATGTGGAGTTCGCCTTCCACGACGAAGGCCGTCTCGGTGTGGGGATGGAAGTCCTCCCAGCCGCAGCTCTCCAGTTCCCACTCGGAGAGGACGAATTCGTCCCAGGCGCCGATCGGGTCGGCGTTGATGAACCTGCAGCGCATCCGGGGCCATTCGGCCTTCATGACTTTCATGGGTTTTGCGGGCCAGGAATCGATGGCATTCCCCGTCGTCAGCGTCGACGGCTGGGGACTGGATTTCGTCATTTCGCTATCCGTTTCTTCAGAGCAATCCGCGTTGCGGGTAGTTCTCGTGAATCGTTGAGGGGAGCCCTTCTCGTACCGAATTTCCGGTATTCCAAGAGCCGAACCCTCTTCCTCGGTGGGCGGCTTGTCTATCAGACCGTCGGTGATTCGCGGTGTTTCTGGCGGCTTGCGGACAAACCGTTCCCCTTTTCCGTCAAACCTCGAATGAGACTCGAGGTTGACGGGGGCGACGTCAATGAAGAGACACGCCCTGAAAACCCATCACCAACTGAACCCTCTCACTGTTGCCAGTGCGGAGTGTTCAAGTCACCCTGTCGGGTGGATGCCGTTGTGGCCGTTGTGTTTAGACGCCGGCCTTGATCAAAAGTGCATCCAACATCGTGAAAAACATGGACCGGAAATCGGTAGCCGTCGGATCGGTCATGTATTGGATGGCCGCTCCGTCGTAGATCATCAGGAATGACCGCACGAGCGTGGTCATTTCCATCTGGCACTGATCACCGTTGTTCTTGGCCGCGGCAGAGAAGATATTTCCCAACTCCACCACATAGGCGGGGTAGATCTTCGCTGCCAGCGGACTTACCTCAGCGTTACGGGTTGCCCACAGAATGAGTTCGATCTCGGCGAGGAGGCTTGCAGGTTGTTCGGTCAATGAACGCCAGTACTCTTCGGCCACTTGTTCCACGGCCTTACGAAGTCCCAGGTGAACCGAAATCTCGTGAGAGAAGAGGTTCAAGTTCTTCAACCACGCCTCGGCGGCCGCGTCCATGAGTTCGCTCTTGTCGTCGAAGCAATAGTGCGCGGTGGCCAAAGGGGCGTTGGCCTCCTTGGCGATAGCCCGCATGGTCACTGACTGAACGCCTTTACGCCTCATTAGTTCCAGGGTCGCTGAAATCAGCTGTCCTCGTCGTTCGTCTGCGGACACCCGCATAGCCACCCCTCCAGTCTCCTGGTTTCGGTTCATCTGAGAAGCCTCCCCAAGATTATTGCTTGGGCTGCGAAGTTCCCATCTTGCGATTGCAGGAGACTGGAACATCGGGGTCAGCTATGGGTGGGTTGCGGGCGGGATTGCAGTACTTCGGTGTGGTGGACCAGGGATGGTCCGGCGCCGGCGCCGGTGGTGTTGTCCTGGCCGCCGCGGTGGCGGTCGGTCAACCCGGCCGGGGCGTGGATGTCGTCCTGGGAGGGCCCGTTGAGGTAGCGCTCCATGGAGTCGTCCAGGGCGTTGATCCAGCGGGTGTGATGCTTTTCCGAGAGGGTCCCGGTGATCACCGAGCGGTGCTGCGCGTCGCGGTATCCGAGGATGTCCACGTGCTTGTTGTGCATCCAGTCCTTGAACAACTGGCACACCGCATCCAGATCGAACGACGGGTAGTCGGTGGCTTCGTGCAGCTCACGCACGTAGTCGGTCTGGAACTCGGCCTCGGCGTCATGATCGGGCAACGCGGCCTGACGCTCCAACCACAGCTCGATGTCGGCCTCGCGCTTGTCGTAGTCGGGCAGTTCGATCACCCCGGTCATCACATCGCGGGCAAACCACGCCTGGGCGTCGAACATGTTGAACGTGTAGTACTGATCCTGGGCGCCCAGGTAGAACAGGTTGGTGTTCTGCTGCCACACCACACCCTTGTACAGGTTGGCCGGGTAGAGCACGTTGGGCGAGGACAGCGACAGCTCGCTGGGCAAGAACGGGTACTTGTGCTGATAGCCGGTGCACAGCACCACCGCGTCGAAATCGTCCTGGGTGCCGTCACTGAAGAACGCGGTGTTGCCCTCGAAGCGGGTGACCAGCGGGCGTTCCACGGTGTTCCACGGCCAGTCGTAGCCCATCGGGTTGGTGCGGTAGCTCATGGTGATCGACGCCGCCCCCATCTTGTGGGCCTGCATCCCGATGTCCTCGGCCGAGTAGCTGCTGCCGATCATCAGCAGCCGCTTGCCGTAGAAGCGTTCCGCGCCGCGGAAATCGTGGGCGTGCAGCACCTCCCCGGGGAAGGTCTTGATGCCCTCGAATTCGGGCACCGCCGGCACGTGGAAGTGTCCGGTGGCCACCACCAGCTTGTCGAACACGTGGGTTTCGGTCTGGTGGGTCTTGAGGTTCTCCACGGTGACCGTGAATTCCTGGGTGTCGGCGTTGTAGCTGGTGTGCCGGGCCACGGTGTTGAACTTGACGTACTTGCGCACGTCGGACTTCTCCACCCGGCCCTTGATGTAGTCCACCAGCACCGCGCGCGGCGGGAAGGAGGAGATGGGACGGCCGAAGTGCTCATCGAAGGAGTAATCGGCGAACTCCAGGCACTCCTTGGGGCCGTTGGACCACAGGTGGCGGTACATGCTGGAATGCACCGGCTCGCCATCGGCGTCCAACCCGATGCGCCAGCCATAGTTCCACTGACCGCCCCAATCCTCCTGCTTCTCAAAACAGGTGATCTGCGGGATCGCGATCCCCTTCTGCCGCGCCGACTCAAAAGCCCGCAACTGCGCCAAGCCACTGGGCCCAGCACCGATAATTCCGACTCGTAAAGCCATCTTTCTTACCTCTTCTTGATTTCGTGGGACGTTGGTATCCAACGTCGTGAAGGAGGCCGCGTATCAATGCCGGTAATTCAGCGATTATGTTTCCGGTCGCGGCTGATGCCTTTTGTCCCGGGTATTTTCCCGGTGACCAGACATGAATTCCAGGTACCCACTGACGAGAAGAAAGAGTCAGAGATAACCGGGACAGTTGATCGCATCCCTAGACGCTTCGGAACCGACCGGCTGGACCGTTTCGGTGGCGGTAGATGCGGAGAAAAACAGAACCTGCATTCGTCGCATTAGAGGGTCTTCTCCCCATCCGAGCGACCGCAGCGGAGAAAGCCTTAGGGGGCGAAGGTGCGGTCGCCGGCGAAGAAGCCGAGGCCGTATTCGGGGGTCTCGAACTTGACGGTGGTGCCCTTGGGGAAGAACAGCACGTCGCGTTCCTTGGCGTGGGTGACCTCGCCGGTGTCCTGGTCGGTGAGGATGAACTCACCCTTGACGACGAGCTTCATCTCGTCGTAGGTGTACGTGTACACCAAGGGCTCCGACTTCTTCAGCTCGAAGAACCCCGAGCTCATGACGGTGCCCTCCGGGTTGTGGAAAGAGTCGGCGATGGCGGCGACGACACCGGGCTCGTTCATGCTCGGCAGCCCCTCGTAGCCCTTCTCCACCTTGTGGATGGATCCGGCCTTGGTCAGGGTTCCGACGGTCGTGATTTCTGCCATGGTTACTCCAATTCATGTGGTGTGGAAATAGCCCGACTACTCAGCCGAACTGTCGATCTTCGGTGCACCTTTCCGGATTGGGAATTTGCACCTTGGTCAGATATGCGAGTGCGTCGAAGTCGTCTGCAATCCGACGTTCTCGCCCCTTGGAGGGCTGACCGAAATTCTGCTCCTAACTCCTCCGGTGTGATGCCAGTCACGTTCGTGTGTCCAATGAATCTGACATGGACGCCCGTTCATGTCAACCGTTCAAGAGAGATTTTTTTTGGAACGTCGGCGCCCCGGTTTTTGCCAGGAACGATCACGGATCCATGACCTGAGCGAGGCCGACGGGGCGGTACCCACGCCGGCGCATGAGCCTGCAGGGGTATCCCACGCCATGCGGCCGCCGGCACGAACACGGCGGGTTGTCCGCAGGGGGTGTGGGACCCTGCCGAATCGGCGGTTACCCCGAACTGTCGCCCGGCAGATGCGGATCACCGTGCGACAAGACGTCAGAGAGGTTGCCAATCAGGCGATTTCACCTCCGGGGCCACGCCGAGGACGACTCGGAAACCGAGCCGGTTACGCGGAGTTCGGGCGGCGAGTCAGGCCCTCGTCCAACGGGCACACACGAAGTCACCGTTGACGGCCGAGGATTCCAGCACCCACTCCGAGCGCAACGGCAGCACCGGCGAGCCCGCGCCGAGCGTGCACGGCGCGTAGCTGACCACCAACTCGTCCACCAGCCCGGCTGCGACGAACTGCGCCGCGACATCACCACCGCCGATCACCCAGACGTCCTTACCCGCTGCCGCCGCGACAAGCTGCGGGTGCAAGTCGGTGACCTCACCGTCGAAAGCCTGCACCGGATGTCCGGCGCCCACGGCGGCGACGATGTCCGGCCGGTGAGTGAGCACCCACGCCGGCTGTTCGTACGACCAGTCCCCGTTGTTCTTCACGATCCACTCGTAGGTGTCCGCGCCCATCGCCAGGGCCCCAACGGTTTTGATGAAACCGTCGTAGCCGAACGGCCCGTCGGCGTCGATCATCCGGGAGATCAGCCAGTCCAGGCTGCCCTCTGCGTCCACGAGGTAGCCGTCCAGGCTTGAGCCGGTGTAATAGACCGTTTTCACGTTCACTCTCTCCTCATCCATGCCAATGGGTCACCGTTGTCAGCGATCACGCCGTGGCGCGCCAGCATCGCGCGCGTAATGCCCCGGCGTTGCGCCGAGTACGTCAACACATGGGCGACGATGCCGTACAGCTGAAAGGATTCCGGCGGATCACACAGCGCGTCGATCACGGTGTCGGCCAGTCGACCGGCTGCGGAGTACTCGGAAATCAATGTGGTCCAACGCTTCCCGATGGTGCCATGGCGTTCGGCAAGTTCCTCCGGGGTTGCCGCAAGAGTCCGCGACGGGAAGTCCCCGCCCTCGATGGTGGCCAGCCAGACCTCTTTGGTCCACACCGTCGCGCCGAGGACCGCCGCCACGCTCGGCTCGGGCCCGTCCCACTCCAGCACCACCTGCCCGGGTGAAATCTCTTGCACCCATTGACTTTCACTGAGGCCGGCGGCGAGTCCGAGCAGGTACTCGGTGTCGGCGACGTCGTGCACGAGCATGAACTGCGATACATCCGGCCCGGCACCGGTGCCCCCGTCGCTGTCACACCACAGCGACTGCGGTGGATGGAAGTGCACGCCGTTGGGTGCGGCGAGCCGGAATGCGACATCGCCTGCCCGCGACGGCGGTACGCCGAAGGCCCGCCGAAACGCCCGCGAGAACACCTCGGCCGACGACCAGCCTTCCGCGGCAGCCACATCGGCCACCCCTTGCCCGCGCTGCAACCGCCACGCCGCGCGTTCGAGCATGATGCGGCGACGCATCGCGGCGGGCGGCTCACCGGTGAGCCGGCGTACCTCCCGCGAGAAGTGGAACTCCGATACGTAGCTGCTGCGAGCCATCTCGCCGACGGCGGTGTTGTCGGCATCGACGACGGCGTCGAGCAACTCTCGCAGTCGGTCTCGTCCGTTCGGTGGCGCGCTCACGCTGTCCGAGTATGGTCGCCTTGCGCCGTCTGCGACATGACGATTCCTGCTGTGTCAGCTGTCGAGCACGTCGTGGACCCTCGCGGCGAGCACCGACCGGTCGACGTCGCCCAGGTCGATGCCGAATCGGCCGGTCAACGCATCGAGCACCTGGGCCGCGGTGTCGAACCGGATCCGCTCGGTGGCGCCGCCCCGGTGGATGGCCAGGTTGCGGCCCCGCAGGTTGTATCGTGCGTCGTCGGTGATCAGCGCCGCGGTCAGCCCCACCACGAAGATGCCACCGGGATGCGTTGACACATACCAACTTCCGACCTCAAGGTCGATGCGTGGGCGCGGTGCGGTGGTGAAGGTGTACAGCGACTTCCAGTCGTCGTGGATCAACGTCTGCAGGACCAGGCCGCCCTCGTGTTCGAGCAGCCGGTACGGCTCATGTCGCGTCTGTTGCACCGGGCCGGCCACCAGCCGGATCGGCGACGACAGCGTCTGCCCGCCGAACCCGACGTCGACCAGGTAGCGGTCGCCAAGACCTGGCACCGTCACCGCAAGCACGTTGTGCGTTTCGGCAGGCAGTGGCTTGATCTGCTCCTCGCGTGCGCGGGGCGCATCCACACCACCCGGCCCGCCAACCGGTCGACTCCGAAACCCAACGCGTCGAGTACATACCCGAGCAGGCCGTTGTGCTCGTAGCAGTAGCCGCCGCGGCGCCGGTTCACCATCTTGTCGGCCAGCGCCTCCGCGCTCAGGTCGGCCACGGGGACGCCGAGCAACGGGTCGAGGTTTTCGAAGGGGATGGACCGGTTGTGCGCGGCGACGATGTCTTGCAACGTGTCCAGGTCGGGACGCGCGGGTCCGGGGTAGCCGATCCTGCCGAAGTATCCGTCGAGGTCGAGTGCCGATGTGCCCACGATCGCCAATGATGCGTCCTCAACAGCGGTTCAGGTCAAACCGGAGCAGACTGGCATCATGTCCGCGCATCTCACCGAGGACCTGCGGGAAGATCTGCTGGCCCGCTGGTCGGAGTCCCATCGCAAGCACCACAACGTCACACATCTGCACGAACTCCTGGACGCAGTCCAGTCGCTGGCCGAGGAGGGGCTGCGTTTCGATCGGGAGGCCGTCGAACTGGCGGCGTGGTTCCACGATGCGATCTACGAGATCGGTCGTGACGACAACGAGGACCGCTCGGCCGAGTTGGCACGTGAGCTGCTGTGGTCGTCGCCGATGCGCGACGAGGTGGCCCGGCTGGTGATGGCCACCAAGAGCCACAAGGTCGCCGACGGCGACATCAACGCGGCGGTGCTCAGCGACGCCGATCTGTCGGTGCTCGGCGCGAACGCGGCGCGCTATGAGCGCTACGCGGCCGCCGTGCGCGCCGAGTACGACGCGGTCCCCGACGACGTGTTCAAGCCGGCCCGGGCGCGGATTCTCACCGACTTGCTGGGCGGGTCGATCTTCCACACGATGCCCGGCCGCAATCGCTGGGAGGAGCAGGCCCGGCGCAATGTGACTGCCGAGATTGCCGCGCTGACCAGCTGACATGCACCGATGAGCCCCAGCGTGCAGAAGTGAATCGGCTTTTACCCCACTACCTGGCTATCATGGAAAATTAGAACACGTTCCAATTCACCCCAGGGGGACCCGGTGGCC
It encodes the following:
- a CDS encoding cupin domain-containing protein, producing the protein MTKSSPQPSTLTTGNAIDSWPAKPMKVMKAEWPRMRCRFINADPIGAWDEFVLSEWELESCGWEDFHPHTETAFVVEGELHIECDGESVILGPGDSARVNAGRTGRYSAPVYARMLATYGPNPDGMESHSFRYFEI
- a CDS encoding dihydrofolate reductase family protein: MKTVYYTGSSLDGYLVDAEGSLDWLISRMIDADGPFGYDGFIKTVGALAMGADTYEWIVKNNGDWSYEQPAWVLTHRPDIVAAVGAGHPVQAFDGEVTDLHPQLVAAAAGKDVWVIGGGDVAAQFVAAGLVDELVVSYAPCTLGAGSPVLPLRSEWVLESSAVNGDFVCARWTRA
- a CDS encoding cupin domain-containing protein, with the translated sequence MAEITTVGTLTKAGSIHKVEKGYEGLPSMNEPGVVAAIADSFHNPEGTVMSSGFFELKKSEPLVYTYTYDEMKLVVKGEFILTDQDTGEVTHAKERDVLFFPKGTTVKFETPEYGLGFFAGDRTFAP
- a CDS encoding HD domain-containing protein → MSAHLTEDLREDLLARWSESHRKHHNVTHLHELLDAVQSLAEEGLRFDREAVELAAWFHDAIYEIGRDDNEDRSAELARELLWSSPMRDEVARLVMATKSHKVADGDINAAVLSDADLSVLGANAARYERYAAAVRAEYDAVPDDVFKPARARILTDLLGGSIFHTMPGRNRWEEQARRNVTAEIAALTS
- a CDS encoding NAD(P)-binding domain-containing protein; this translates as MALRVGIIGAGPSGLAQLRAFESARQKGIAIPQITCFEKQEDWGGQWNYGWRIGLDADGEPVHSSMYRHLWSNGPKECLEFADYSFDEHFGRPISSFPPRAVLVDYIKGRVEKSDVRKYVKFNTVARHTSYNADTQEFTVTVENLKTHQTETHVFDKLVVATGHFHVPAVPEFEGIKTFPGEVLHAHDFRGAERFYGKRLLMIGSSYSAEDIGMQAHKMGAASITMSYRTNPMGYDWPWNTVERPLVTRFEGNTAFFSDGTQDDFDAVVLCTGYQHKYPFLPSELSLSSPNVLYPANLYKGVVWQQNTNLFYLGAQDQYYTFNMFDAQAWFARDVMTGVIELPDYDKREADIELWLERQAALPDHDAEAEFQTDYVRELHEATDYPSFDLDAVCQLFKDWMHNKHVDILGYRDAQHRSVITGTLSEKHHTRWINALDDSMERYLNGPSQDDIHAPAGLTDRHRGGQDNTTGAGAGPSLVHHTEVLQSRPQPTHS
- a CDS encoding crotonase/enoyl-CoA hydratase family protein is translated as MAGNPALTLETVTLERDGHVLLIGLNRPEKRNAFNVTMLTDLSRAYGLLEADDDLRAAVLFAHGEHFTAGLDLVDVAPHIAGGSLPAPQDGRDPWRLDGDWTKPIVAAVQGRCLTLGIELLLAADIRVAAADTRFAQIEVLRGIYPFGGATLRLPRQTGWGNAMRWLLTGDEFDAAEAYRIGLVQEVGEDAAAAIARAREIAHTIADRAAPLGVRATLASAHTAANDGDAAAIARLRPDVAKLFASADAAEGVQSFIERRPATFIGR
- a CDS encoding helix-turn-helix domain-containing protein codes for the protein MSAPPNGRDRLRELLDAVVDADNTAVGEMARSSYVSEFHFSREVRRLTGEPPAAMRRRIMLERAAWRLQRGQGVADVAAAEGWSSAEVFSRAFRRAFGVPPSRAGDVAFRLAAPNGVHFHPPQSLWCDSDGGTGAGPDVSQFMLVHDVADTEYLLGLAAGLSESQWVQEISPGQVVLEWDGPEPSVAAVLGATVWTKEVWLATIEGGDFPSRTLAATPEELAERHGTIGKRWTTLISEYSAAGRLADTVIDALCDPPESFQLYGIVAHVLTYSAQRRGITRAMLARHGVIADNGDPLAWMRRE
- a CDS encoding APC family permease, producing the protein MSQDTLDGVDHLKRSIDWKQGLAIALGVPLLILPSLGYLPSYVAAAAIMVWGLSILQTFFQNTAYAELATTFPEASGLPGFVQHVFRTKNYKGKYDKGKLLGGFSAWSYWFAWNPVLSIFAILVGNYLHGLFPALAAHFTEYQLGLLSGLVIFTGLSVVNWFGLRDGAILGYILAAVSLIPLAVLTIAPFATGHVDMANITGNWVPADWAWDAHHILIIFGIFSIALWSTGGWETAAIYAPEYKKPGRDVPKALYTCGVICFFSFVLVEAAVIGVLGVDGVLAEPISPLIPVAHAVFGQAGTTVTIVMLIAAMILIIQTAYLGSARALHSMAEEGNFPKVFGKTNRQGTPFVAMFVTAAFNMALIFTGSIPAILAAAAIGYTCANGISLFAYVKAKTNPAFAKLERPFKAPNGWKWVALAFGLFNVPLCLVGVVYLNSLEIGWTSTWLGFVVLAIFIPIWLYTQREVRSDAEKELRSGAAGSDDVVATQQVDRSTI
- a CDS encoding TetR/AcrR family transcriptional regulator — encoded protein: MNRNQETGGVAMRVSADERRGQLISATLELMRRKGVQSVTMRAIAKEANAPLATAHYCFDDKSELMDAAAEAWLKNLNLFSHEISVHLGLRKAVEQVAEEYWRSLTEQPASLLAEIELILWATRNAEVSPLAAKIYPAYVVELGNIFSAAAKNNGDQCQMEMTTLVRSFLMIYDGAAIQYMTDPTATDFRSMFFTMLDALLIKAGV
- a CDS encoding TetR/AcrR family transcriptional regulator encodes the protein MPDPVAPLAQVPRNRRGSTRTRMLISAVEVLRERGAAGVTIDEVLTRSGAPRGSVYHHFPDGRNQILAEALQMAGNTIGTVIDRDSDGGGLPLVRTFVEFWERLLAESDFTAGCPVVAAAIGPIDDEPQLTEAAGEIFDRWRAALARAFTADGFDRADAASLAVMCIAALEGAVVLCRSSRTVEPLREVAQQLEFLIKSREFVRRNGLPTARASTEAPSI